The following coding sequences lie in one Arachis stenosperma cultivar V10309 chromosome 5, arast.V10309.gnm1.PFL2, whole genome shotgun sequence genomic window:
- the LOC130979804 gene encoding LRR receptor-like serine/threonine-protein kinase RGI1, with protein sequence MQNSRQQQPSSFFFISSYSFFCFILLFHTTFLYGIAFCSTNSNNNEASALFSWLHSSSSPPPLLLSNWNIHDSNPCNWTCITCSTLGSVTEITIESTPLELPLPSNLSSFKFLQKLVISDSNLTGQIPQDIGDCTSLTVLDLSSNNLVGSIPSSIRKLHNLVNLSLNSNQLSGKIPVELSNCIGLKSLLLFDNQLSGVIPKELGKLSNLEVLRAGGNKDIVGKIPEQFGECINLTVLGLADTRISGSLPVSLGKLSKLQTLSIYTTMLSGEIPRELGNCSELVDLFLYENSLSGSIPPELGKLQNLQQLFLWQNSLVGAIPEDIGNCTSLRKIDFSLNSISGSIPLSLGNLLNLEEFMISDNNVSGSIPSSLSNAKNLQQLQVDTNQLSGLIPPELGQLSNLMVFFAWQNQLGGSIPSSLGNCSTLQALDLSRNTLNGSVPASLFRLQNLTKLLLISNDLSGSIPSEIGSCSSLVRLRLGNNRITGSIPKTIGSLKSLNFLDLSGNQLSGPVPEEIVGCSELQMIDLSGNNLEGPLQNSMSTLYSLQVLDASSNKFSGPVPASLGHLVSLSKLILGKNLLSGLIPASLSLCSNLQLLDLSSNQLTGSIPAELVRMESLEIALNLSCNFLSGQIPAQISALSKLSMLDLSHNQLEGNLQPLEELDNLVSLNVSYNKFSGYLPDNKLFRQLSPKDLAGNQGLCTSGQDYCFVKDSGTALNANEAKKSRRIKVAIGLLIALTVIMIVMGITAVIKARRTIRDDDSELGESWSWQFIPFQKLNFTVEQVLRRLVDRNIIGKGCSGVVYRAEMDSGEVIAVKKLWPTTDAGEVLDEKTRVRDSFSAEVRTLGSIRHKNIVRFLGCCWNRKARLLIFDYMPNGSLSSLLHERTGTCLEWELRYRILLGAAQGIAYLHHDCVPPIVHRDIKANNILIGIQFEPYIADFGLAKLVDDGDFGRSSNTVAGSYGYIAPEYGYMMKITEKSDVYSYGIVLLEVLTGKQPIDPTIPDGLHVVDWVRQKKGLDVLDPRLLSRTESEIEEMMQALGIAMLCVNPSPEERPTMRDIAAMLKEIKQEREESAKFDALLKDSPANDGNKCSSGGVMAASSSVPMMQRLNSKINNNTSFSVSSLLHSSYSAKMGF encoded by the exons ATGCAAAACTCGAGGCAACAACAaccctcttccttcttcttcatttcttcttatTCATTCTTTTGTTTCATTCTTCTCTTTCACACTACTTTTCTCTATGGTATTGCATTCTGTTCTACGAACAGTAATAACAACGAAGCTTCTGCTCTATTTTCTTGGCTCCATAGTTCTTCTTCACCACCACCATTGTTATTGTCCAACTGGAACATCCATGACTCAAACCCATGCAACTGGACCTGCATAACATGTTCCACACTCGGTTCTGTAACTGAGATCACCATAGAATCCACCCCTCTTGAGCTTCCACTACCTTCAAACCTTTCTTCATTCAAGTTCCTTCAGAAGCTTGTCATCTCTGATTCAAATCTCACTGGACAAATCCCTCAAGACATTGGTGACTGCACTTCACTCACTGTTCTTGACTTAAGCTCTAACAACCTTGTTGGTTCAATACCTTCCTCCATTAGAAAGCTTCACAATCTTGTCAACTTGTCCTTGAACTCTAACCAGCTTTCGGGGAAGATCCCAGTCGAGTTAAGCAACTGCATTGGACTAAAGAGTCTTCTCCTTTTTGATAACCAGCTTAGTGGGGTTATCCCAAAGGAGCTTGGAAAGTTGTCGAATCTTGAGGTTCTTAGAGCCGGAGGGAACAAAGACATAGTTG GTAAGATACCTGAACAGTTTGGAGAATGCATCAATTTAACAGTGTTGGGGCTAGCTGATACAAGAATCTCAGGCTCATTGCCAGTTTCATTGGGAAAACTAAGCAAGCTTCAAACTCTGTCAATTTACACCACAATGCTCTCAGGTGAGATTCCAAGAGAGTTAGGTAACTGTTCTGAGCTTGTTGATTTGTTCCTCTATGAGAATAGCCTCTCAGGTTCCATTCCACCTGAGCTTGGAAAGCTTCAGAATCTGCAACAGTTGTTTCTATGGCAGAATAGTCTTGTTGGTGCTATACCCGAAGACATTGGAAACTGCACAAGTTTGAGAAAAATTGACTTCTCTTTGAATTCTATATCTGGATCCATTCCTCTGTCTTTAGGAAATCTTTTGAATCTTGAAGAGTTTATGATTAGTGACAACAACGTGTCTGGCTCGATACCTTCGTCGCTCTCGAATGCAAAGAACCTTCAGCAGTTGCAAGTTGATACAAACCAGCTTTCAGGTTTGATTCCACCCGAGCTAGGCCAGTTGTCGAACCTAATGGTGTTTTTCGCTTGGCAGAACCAGCTTGGAGGTAGCATTCCATCAAGTTTAGGAAACTGCAGCACCCTGCAGGCACTGGACTTGTCTCGAAACACGCTAAACGGAAGCGTTCCGGCAAGCCTATTTCGCCTCCAGAACTTAACAAAGCTGCTTCTCATCTCAAACGACTTATCAGGATCTATACCTTCAGAGATAGGTAGCTGCAGCTCTCTTGTAAGGTTGAGGCTTGGAAACAACAGAATCACTGGTAGTATTCCCAAGACCATAGGCAGCCTCAAGAGCTTAAACTTTCTTGATCTCTCCGGGAACCAGCTTTCAGGGCCGGTTCCTGAAGAGATAGTAGGCTGCTCAGAGCTGCAAATGATAGACTTGAGTGGCAACAACTTAGAAGGACCATTGCAAAATTCTATGTCAACACTTTATTCCCTTCAAGTATTGGATGCATCTTCCAACAAGTTTTCAGGTCCAGTTCCTGCGAGTTTGGGCCACCTTGTATCTCTAAGCAAGCTTATCTTAGGAAAGAACTTGCTTTCCGGACTGATTCCAGCGTCGCTGAGCCTATGTTCAAATCTGCAATTGCTTGATCTTAGCAGTAATCAGCTCACCGGTAGCATACCGGCTGAGCTAGTCCGGATGGAGTCACTAGAAATCGCTCTCAATCTGAGCTGCAATTTTCTCAGCGGGCAAATTCCGGCTCAGATATCTGCACTTAGCAAGCTTTCCATGTTAGACCTTTCACATAACCAGTTGGAAGGGAATTTGCAGCCTTTGGAAGAGTTAGACAATCTTGTCTCCCTTAATGTTTCGTACAACAAGTTCTCCGGTTATCTTCCGGATAACAAGCTTTTCAGGCAGTTATCGCCAAAAGACCTCGCCGGAAACCAAGGCCTGTGCACATCAGGTCAGGACTACTGCTTTGTGAAAGACTCTGGCACGGCCTTGAATGCGAACGAGGCAAAGAAGTCTCGAAGGATTAAAGTGGCTATTGGTTTACTCATAGCTCTAACTGTGATAATGATTGTTATGGGAATAACTGCTGTAATAAAAGCCAGAAGAACAATTAGAGATGATGATTCAGAGTTAGGAGAATCATGGTCATGGCAATTCATACCATTCCAGAAGCTGAATTTCACGGTTGAGCAAGTACTAAGGCGTTTGGTTGACAGGAATATAATCGGAAAGGGATGCTCCGGCGTAGTGTATCGTGCCGAGATGGACAGCGGAGAAGTGATTGCAGTGAAGAAGCTGTGGCCTACAACAGATGCAGGGGAGGTGTTAGACGAAAAGACCAGAGTTCGTGATTCTTTCTCGGCCGAGGTGAGGACTCTCGGCTCGATCCGCCACAAGAACATTGTGAGGTTCTTGGGATGCTGCTGGAACAGGAAAGCCAGATTGCTCATTTTCGATTACATGCCGAATGGGAGCTTAAGCAGTTTGCTCCATGAGAGGACTGGGACTTGTTTGGAATGGGAATTGAGGTATAGAATCTTGTTGGGTGCTGCTCAAGGAATTGCATATCTTCATCATGATTGTGTTCCTCCTATAGTTCATAGAGATATCAAAGCCAATAACATCCTCATTGGCATTCAATTTGAGCCTTATATTGCTGATTTTGGCTTGGCTAAGCTAGTTGACGACGGCGATTTCGGCAGATCTTCCAATACCGTTGCCGGTTCTTATGGATACATTGCTCCAG AATATGGCTACATGATGAAGATCACAGAGAAAAGTGATGTGTATAGCTACGGAATAGTTTTGTTAGAAGTCTTGACAGGAAAGCAACCGATCGATCCAACAATCCCGGATGGTCTACATGTTGTTGATTGGGTGAGACAGAAAAAAGGGCTTGATGTTCTTGATCCTAGGTTACTCTCTAGGACAGAATCAGAAATAGAGGAAATGATGCAAGCTTTGGGAATAGCCATGTTATGTGTAAATCCGTCCCCAGAAGAAAGGCCGACGATGAGAGACATCGCCGCGATGCTCAAGGAGATAAAGCAAGAAAGGGAGGAGTCTGCGAAATTCGACGCACTTCTAAAGGATTCGCCTGCGAATGATGGCAATAAATGTTCTTCTGGTGGAGTTATGGCAGCATCTTCGTCGGTGCCAATGATGCAACGTTTGAATTCAAAGATTAATAATAACACGAGCTTCTCTGTGTCTTCATTGCTTCATTCATCTTATAGTGCTAAGATGGGATTCTAA